DNA from Bacillota bacterium:
GCTGCATGTTGTTTTTTATGGCATAATATGAACCGGTTTTCAGGACAACAGTTGTATCTCCCCTGGTGGCTGTCACAGTCCCGGTAGCCCCGTCCCAGCGGACATCTGCGCCAAGGGCTTCAAAAATTCCCCTCAGCGGTACCATGGTAGTACCGTTGATGATGAAGGGGAACTCGTCAAATGCCAGGCCTGGCCGTTAATCATTACAGTGATTTCCGATGTGGATCCCGGGGCTGCGGGCGCATAGAGGCCTACAACCTGCCGGCAAATTGGTTCACGAGCGGATTTGTACCCCAGTCCCAGCTGGCAGTTCCAGTTATTCCCCCAAGCCCAGACAGAACCGTCCTTCTTAAGGACCAGGGTGTGGGTGTTGCCGGCTGAGAGGAGTTTAACGCCGGTAAGTCCTTTCACCCGCACGGGAGGCCATTTGCCGCCGCCCCGAACACCTGCGCGCAATTCGTTAATTGTCCCGTCGCCCAGTTGTCCCCAATCGTTTAGTCCCCAGTTCCAGACGGTGCCGTCTCTATTCAGGGCAGTCCTGGGACCGTGGGTAATAGATAAGATATCATCTAAGAGGGGTATCTGAAGAGGTTTTTCCTCGAAGTAGATTTTGTTTGTCGATTCTGTATTGACTAATCCCCAGGACCACACCTTTCCGTCCCGGTCGAGGATGG
Protein-coding regions in this window:
- a CDS encoding copper amine oxidase N-terminal domain-containing protein; amino-acid sequence: MVPLRGIFEALGADVRWDGATGTVTATRGDTTVVLKTGSYYAIKNNMQLKLSQPVQQKNGRTMVPLRFISEALGADVQWDGELKTISISISDR